The genomic window GCTAAACCTTCCCACAACGCCCCTGGCCGCATGGACCTGGTGGACAAGCCTGCAGGGCATGCTGGGCTTTGCCGTGCCCGTGTTGCTGCTCCGACTGGGCTTTCGCCGCCGTTTCTCCGAAATCGGACTGCACACCGGCAACCTGCGCTTCGGGTTGCTTGTGCTGGCACTTTACGTGCCCGTTGTGCTCGTCGGCACCTGGTTCCTCTCGGCCGATCCGGCTTTTCAAGCCATTAACCCCCGCCTCCGGGCCGCCGCCTACGACTGGCGCCTCTTTTTGCTGTACGAACTGCTGTTCCTCGTGTACTGGATCGGATGGGAGTACCTCTGGCGCGGCTTCGTGCTGTTCGGAACGGCCCCGGTGCTGGGTCTCTATGCGATCTTCGTACAGATGCTTCCCTTTGCGGCTCTGCACTTTAACAAGCCACCGACCGAAGCCCTGCTTTCAATCCCCGGAGGCCTCCTGCTGGGCGCGCTCGTGTGGCGCTGTCGCGCGTTCTGGATCGCCGTTCCAATCCACTTCGTGCAGATGCTGGCGCTGGATTTCTGGTGCACGCTGCGCCTGCGCACCGGCCTTCAGGGCCTCGACCTGGCTACGCTATGGCACCTGCTGCAGGAGGGCCTATGACCTGAATACTACGCCCATTGTAGTGATCGGCGGTAAAAGGCAGACAGGACGGGCAATTAGCGGCT from Rhodothermus sp. includes these protein-coding regions:
- a CDS encoding CPBP family intramembrane metalloprotease translates to MNGLFTSEVQRLRRAIRRLDPQTAVVLLAAPFLAYLQLLIGRRTFYLDTLAPALNLPTTPLAAWTWWTSLQGMLGFAVPVLLLRLGFRRRFSEIGLHTGNLRFGLLVLALYVPVVLVGTWFLSADPAFQAINPRLRAAAYDWRLFLLYELLFLVYWIGWEYLWRGFVLFGTAPVLGLYAIFVQMLPFAALHFNKPPTEALLSIPGGLLLGALVWRCRAFWIAVPIHFVQMLALDFWCTLRLRTGLQGLDLATLWHLLQEGL